In one Geoglobus acetivorans genomic region, the following are encoded:
- a CDS encoding LUD domain-containing protein, whose protein sequence is MVIKKARKNLTERRLRILNREFFRLAEDVRKIKEHSIENLEYLIDTAVKNLEKNGFEVYFAKNVREGQKVVLDFFEDSSTVLKAKSMVSHELDLNSALSEKGIEVWETDLGELVIQMLNERPRHMTMPAIHIKAEEAFKVLGVQDFEGLKAKVRKLLREKLARADGGITGANVISSDGSLFIIENEGNARLVSALPEKVMTVTGVEKIVDSFSSAVKVSEVIWKSAGYYSPSYLNVISGISKSGDIEKRIIKGLHGPSKHAILFLDNGRMKARDSAFKETLYCVRCGACQFSCPSYEALNADWGTVYSGGIGAVWNYITGSESNPFYCLNCGACVETCPLRIDVPEMLRKLKMIKIGKIN, encoded by the coding sequence GTGGTTATTAAAAAAGCAAGAAAAAACCTCACCGAGAGACGGCTCAGAATACTCAACAGAGAATTTTTCAGACTTGCTGAAGATGTCCGGAAAATAAAAGAGCATTCTATTGAAAATCTCGAATACCTGATTGATACGGCCGTAAAAAACCTTGAAAAAAACGGATTTGAAGTATATTTCGCAAAAAACGTTCGGGAAGGCCAGAAAGTGGTGCTGGACTTTTTCGAGGACTCGTCAACCGTTCTGAAAGCAAAGTCAATGGTGAGTCATGAGCTTGATTTAAACTCTGCTCTCTCAGAAAAAGGGATCGAGGTGTGGGAGACTGACCTGGGAGAGCTTGTGATACAGATGCTGAACGAGAGACCCAGGCACATGACCATGCCCGCAATACACATAAAAGCCGAGGAGGCGTTCAAAGTTCTGGGAGTCCAGGATTTTGAAGGGCTTAAAGCCAAGGTGCGAAAACTGCTCAGAGAAAAACTGGCCAGAGCAGACGGAGGAATAACCGGAGCCAACGTGATATCATCGGATGGCTCCCTGTTTATCATAGAAAACGAGGGAAACGCGAGGCTCGTAAGTGCGCTGCCTGAAAAAGTCATGACGGTTACTGGGGTGGAGAAAATCGTTGACAGCTTTTCATCTGCCGTGAAGGTTTCGGAAGTCATATGGAAAAGTGCAGGATACTACAGCCCGTCGTACCTCAACGTAATATCAGGTATCAGCAAAAGTGGAGACATAGAAAAAAGAATAATTAAAGGTCTGCACGGACCATCTAAGCACGCGATCCTGTTTCTCGACAACGGGAGAATGAAGGCAAGGGATTCAGCATTTAAAGAGACCCTTTACTGCGTCAGATGTGGAGCATGCCAGTTTTCCTGTCCGAGCTACGAAGCCCTGAATGCTGACTGGGGGACTGTTTACAGCGGAGGAATTGGAGCGGTGTGGAACTACATTACTGGATCGGAGTCCAATCCATTCTACTGTCTGAATTGCGGTGCATGTGTTGAAACATGTCCTCTGAGGATAGATGTCCCGGAAATGCTGAGAAAGCTGAAAATGATAAAAATTGGTAAAATTAATTAA
- a CDS encoding PDDEXK family nuclease yields the protein MSDKDYENMIKGQKAARIGLDSEKDIVHMINNNPNFQKSMIDGLSSIGYGNPSEIRAFKNGSKIDIYIVLDDEKIGVSIKSISKADFHQLDRRRLEDWKILLDMPDYIFDILKDAILRIAKNSSAKFILEKDRDEIGNFFNNKLKTILEEIFRRSESNLKLFMINDKTRHRIYVYNMDDVIEFLYKNAHNNISFTKKGIIKLGDFITVQRKGGNGERVKKYKKTDWRHPGNHLQFKFSPVGFAEYIERTGDIKFFTIDY from the coding sequence TTGTCCGATAAAGATTACGAAAATATGATTAAAGGACAAAAAGCGGCAAGAATTGGTTTAGATAGCGAAAAAGATATTGTACATATGATCAACAACAATCCGAATTTTCAAAAATCAATGATAGATGGTTTATCCAGTATTGGATATGGTAACCCTAGCGAAATAAGGGCATTTAAAAATGGTTCAAAAATAGATATTTATATAGTACTAGATGATGAAAAAATTGGCGTAAGTATAAAATCTATCAGTAAAGCGGATTTTCATCAACTAGATAGAAGACGGCTTGAAGATTGGAAAATCTTACTGGATATGCCAGATTATATTTTTGATATATTAAAAGATGCAATACTTCGAATTGCAAAAAATAGCAGTGCCAAATTTATACTTGAGAAAGATAGGGACGAGATTGGTAACTTCTTCAATAACAAGCTAAAAACCATATTGGAGGAGATATTCAGAAGAAGTGAGTCAAATCTGAAGTTATTCATGATAAATGACAAAACAAGACATAGAATTTATGTATACAATATGGACGACGTAATTGAATTTTTGTATAAGAATGCTCACAACAATATATCTTTTACTAAAAAAGGAATAATAAAGCTCGGGGATTTTATAACTGTTCAAAGAAAAGGCGGAAATGGAGAACGTGTGAAAAAATATAAGAAAACCGATTGGAGACATCCTGGCAACCATTTACAGTTTAAATTTTCACCAGTAGGTTTCGCAGAGTACATTGAACGAACTGGCGATATAAAATTTTTCACAATAGATTACTGA
- the pdxS gene encoding pyridoxal 5'-phosphate synthase lyase subunit PdxS: MAMEIEKLRFGTELVKRGFAKMQKGGVIMDVTTPEQAVIAEEAGAVAVMALHKVPADIRASGGVARMADPRIIQEIMDAVTIPVMAKVRIGHYAEARALEALGVDMVDESEVLTPADPFYHIDKRKFTVPFVCGARSLGEAVRRIWEGAAMIRTKGEAGTGNVVEAVRHMRMMNYAIDKVGQMDDNELYRLAEIYSKAYLRLPSAIYDEFGVGIDVLMKETVYEEYAFSQIIEGIYDVLVEVRKLGRLPVVNFAAGGVATPADAAFMMQLGADGVFVGSGIFKSSNPQAYAKAIVQAVEHYDEPDVIAEVSKNLGEPMKGLDVSDLEVQMQERGV, translated from the coding sequence ATGGCTATGGAAATCGAAAAACTGAGATTTGGAACCGAGCTTGTTAAAAGAGGATTTGCCAAAATGCAGAAAGGCGGAGTCATAATGGATGTTACCACTCCTGAACAGGCTGTTATTGCTGAAGAAGCTGGAGCTGTTGCGGTTATGGCTCTTCATAAAGTCCCCGCCGATATAAGGGCATCAGGCGGGGTTGCCAGAATGGCTGATCCCCGGATAATTCAGGAAATTATGGATGCGGTAACGATCCCCGTAATGGCTAAGGTCAGGATAGGCCATTACGCTGAAGCAAGAGCGCTTGAGGCTCTTGGGGTTGATATGGTTGACGAGAGTGAGGTACTCACGCCCGCTGATCCGTTCTATCACATCGACAAGAGAAAGTTCACAGTGCCCTTCGTCTGCGGGGCAAGAAGTCTCGGAGAGGCTGTGAGGAGAATCTGGGAAGGAGCGGCGATGATAAGGACCAAGGGTGAAGCTGGGACAGGAAACGTTGTTGAGGCCGTAAGGCACATGAGGATGATGAACTACGCCATCGATAAGGTTGGGCAGATGGACGACAACGAGCTTTACAGGCTTGCTGAGATTTATTCCAAGGCATACCTCAGATTGCCTTCTGCAATATATGATGAGTTTGGAGTCGGTATTGATGTCCTGATGAAGGAAACGGTCTATGAGGAATACGCTTTCTCTCAGATAATTGAGGGCATTTACGATGTACTGGTTGAGGTCAGAAAACTCGGAAGACTCCCGGTGGTGAACTTTGCAGCGGGGGGTGTTGCAACTCCGGCAGATGCAGCATTCATGATGCAGCTCGGCGCAGATGGTGTATTTGTGGGTTCGGGCATATTCAAGTCCTCAAACCCGCAGGCGTATGCTAAAGCAATAGTTCAGGCGGTCGAACACTACGATGAGCCTGATGTGATTGCAGAGGTGAGCAAGAACCTTGGGGAACCGATGAAGGGCCTGGATGTTTCGGATCTCGAAGTGCAGATGCAGGAAAGAGGGGTATGA
- the pdxT gene encoding pyridoxal 5'-phosphate synthase glutaminase subunit PdxT has product MRVAVVGVQGDVEEHVVATELAMEKLGIDGSVTAVRKPGVVSGSDAVIIPGGESTTISKLIWKDGIAEEIIELAESGHPVMGTCAGLIILSKHGDEQVEKTSTRLLGLLDVRVKRNAFGRQRESFETELEFRGVGRVNAVFIRAPVVENVGEDVEILATFEGKVVAAQEKNVIGLSFHPELSGDTRVHEYFLSLI; this is encoded by the coding sequence ATGAGGGTAGCGGTTGTTGGCGTGCAGGGCGACGTTGAAGAACATGTTGTGGCAACAGAGCTCGCCATGGAAAAGCTCGGAATCGATGGTAGTGTAACTGCTGTCCGGAAACCGGGAGTGGTTTCGGGGAGTGATGCAGTCATAATCCCTGGCGGGGAAAGCACGACCATATCAAAGCTTATATGGAAGGACGGAATTGCTGAAGAGATCATAGAGCTTGCTGAAAGCGGACATCCTGTTATGGGGACATGTGCGGGCCTCATAATTTTATCAAAACACGGGGATGAGCAGGTCGAAAAAACGAGCACCAGATTGCTGGGACTTCTCGATGTGAGGGTTAAAAGGAACGCCTTTGGCAGGCAGCGGGAGAGTTTCGAAACTGAACTCGAATTCAGAGGAGTAGGCAGGGTAAATGCAGTATTCATAAGAGCCCCTGTTGTTGAAAACGTTGGTGAGGATGTCGAGATCCTGGCCACTTTTGAGGGAAAGGTGGTTGCGGCACAGGAAAAAAATGTTATTGGTCTGTCGTTTCATCCTGAACTCTCAGGAGATACGAGGGTTCACGAGTATTTCCTTTCTTTAATCTGA
- a CDS encoding TPD domain-containing protein, whose product MKIDEYFMLKKDLKGFRDFSKYEQTYPRGTLFGILLQKRIDNVKRRYGDYTSRLPELANHWEKNKEIPGWLRLPPIMRIKLLMKALGMSKKEILKQFSNPENSEFEDLVWSAIYKDFIYSPIAVRNQFARGRVGELIIRDYLESQGIEFKDEKQLRPAKKTPDFYIEDQLEIDGRVIKWIESKALFGDYRTHKLYSKKQYLPYLEMYGDGVVIYWLGKLDNLESHAMLKDYSFIQSKSKFFLLDMKVFLANKNEEEHAEALGASVYQWDVEEDVKTKAFLDETLKLFDSIERNIIVTGWNRSLRTILRNMGLIPVVLK is encoded by the coding sequence ATGAAGATTGATGAATACTTTATGCTGAAAAAAGACCTGAAAGGCTTCAGAGATTTCAGCAAGTACGAACAGACATATCCAAGAGGAACACTATTTGGAATTCTGCTGCAAAAAAGAATAGACAATGTCAAAAGAAGATACGGCGATTACACCTCAAGGCTTCCAGAACTTGCAAACCACTGGGAAAAGAACAAGGAGATTCCCGGGTGGCTGAGATTGCCACCAATCATGAGAATAAAACTCCTGATGAAAGCACTCGGCATGAGCAAAAAGGAGATTCTCAAGCAATTCTCCAACCCGGAGAACAGCGAGTTCGAAGATCTGGTATGGTCCGCGATATACAAGGATTTCATATACTCTCCAATAGCTGTCAGAAACCAGTTCGCAAGAGGGAGGGTCGGAGAGCTGATAATCAGGGACTACCTGGAAAGTCAGGGAATTGAGTTCAAGGATGAGAAACAGCTTAGACCTGCAAAAAAAACTCCCGATTTCTACATTGAAGACCAGCTTGAGATTGACGGCAGAGTTATTAAATGGATAGAAAGCAAAGCGCTTTTCGGAGATTACCGAACACACAAACTATACTCAAAGAAACAGTACCTGCCATATCTCGAAATGTATGGGGACGGTGTCGTGATATACTGGCTGGGCAAACTGGACAACCTCGAATCACATGCAATGCTTAAGGACTACAGCTTCATCCAGAGCAAGTCGAAATTCTTTCTATTGGACATGAAGGTTTTTCTCGCCAATAAAAACGAAGAGGAACATGCAGAAGCTCTCGGCGCCAGTGTTTATCAGTGGGATGTGGAAGAAGATGTGAAAACCAAGGCCTTCCTTGACGAAACCCTCAAGCTCTTTGACTCCATAGAGAGAAATATAATCGTAACTGGCTGGAACAGGAGTTTAAGGACTATTCTCCGAAACATGGGCCTGATTCCGGTGGTTCTCAAGTAA
- a CDS encoding DUF169 domain-containing protein produces the protein MKASEFNRFVEKYIRPSTYPIGFRLVKHEGEVPEKARRFEGITICQAYNMARRYKWTVYFDANTICPIGLVAYGFCEADELYRRGELAYDAGYASTKEAGIEFENAVAKLRTGEYSGAFVFPLERDEAVPDFAVIYGTPAQILRLIHSVLHERGGAFETRILGRAACSEYLEAFIEKKPRFVLPCYGDRLFGLTQDDEVAFAFPWSMAEEIARNLEATHKRGIRYPVPATSLRLKLSLPKSYEESLKNMKKSD, from the coding sequence ATGAAAGCATCGGAATTCAACCGTTTTGTTGAAAAATATATTCGTCCATCCACATACCCCATTGGGTTCAGGCTTGTGAAACATGAAGGAGAGGTTCCGGAAAAAGCCAGGCGATTTGAAGGCATAACAATATGTCAGGCCTACAACATGGCAAGGAGGTATAAATGGACGGTTTATTTTGATGCGAACACCATCTGCCCCATCGGACTTGTCGCCTACGGGTTTTGTGAGGCAGATGAGCTTTACAGACGGGGTGAACTCGCATACGATGCAGGATACGCCTCAACGAAAGAGGCGGGAATTGAATTCGAAAATGCAGTTGCAAAGCTCAGAACAGGCGAATACTCAGGTGCCTTTGTTTTCCCTCTGGAAAGAGATGAGGCAGTACCGGATTTTGCCGTCATTTACGGAACCCCCGCCCAGATACTGAGGTTAATTCACTCTGTTCTCCACGAGAGAGGAGGGGCTTTCGAGACAAGAATACTGGGCAGAGCTGCCTGCAGCGAATATCTGGAAGCATTCATAGAGAAAAAACCAAGATTCGTTCTCCCATGCTATGGGGACAGGCTGTTCGGTCTGACTCAGGATGACGAAGTTGCTTTTGCATTTCCCTGGAGTATGGCGGAAGAGATAGCAAGGAACCTCGAAGCAACTCACAAACGGGGGATCAGATATCCTGTTCCAGCCACATCCCTCAGACTGAAGCTGAGCCTTCCGAAGAGCTATGAAGAATCCCTGAAGAATATGAAAAAATCAGATTAA
- a CDS encoding NMD3-related protein, giving the protein MKHPALIQLRGNVKKLERFIEKLEGVEIVENKYGMDIYFEDVNDARQALSKIKKLAKVKIKSSTKYAGLRRGRVRWFFTYSVRLENED; this is encoded by the coding sequence GTGAAACATCCTGCACTGATTCAACTGAGAGGAAATGTTAAAAAGCTTGAGAGATTTATAGAAAAACTGGAAGGTGTTGAGATAGTGGAGAATAAATACGGAATGGATATCTATTTTGAAGATGTCAACGATGCGAGACAGGCGCTATCGAAAATAAAAAAGCTGGCAAAAGTGAAAATAAAATCAAGCACGAAATACGCGGGTTTGAGAAGGGGGCGAGTTAGATGGTTTTTTACATACTCTGTGAGGCTCGAAAATGAAGATTGA
- a CDS encoding tripartite tricarboxylate transporter permease → MAPELLGFILGVIAGLVPGIHPNTFSALILGASSLFSARFTGSEIAIMIFVSSAVYSVVSIIPAVFVGVPDEDTSLAVFPAHRMVLDGDGFAAISISAVSSFLSSLLCVPVYYIILLAGKSADVSPLTTPVLIAVTAYLILLEDDGFGGSLAKWKKRFLAAVVFLLSGVTGIISLRYFYSEGISMLFPILTGLFAFPTLVAGMNSEGIPDQRIKFVLPEFKNVLRGTVSGLFVSLFPGISSGVATAISVGRGDDEKRYIASISSANTANTILNFAILQSAGRVRSGTADAFLYFTSPENYGYLPILALSASFAAMAFSLLISVPAMGLFSRVSPSKLSRSVIAFLVLVVLYFTGFEGIAVFSVASAIGMLTLLFRVRRIHCMGAIILPAILY, encoded by the coding sequence ATGGCTCCAGAGCTACTGGGATTCATACTCGGAGTGATTGCCGGACTTGTACCTGGAATACACCCAAATACTTTTTCGGCGTTAATTCTTGGGGCATCTTCTCTGTTCTCTGCCCGTTTTACTGGTAGTGAGATTGCGATAATGATCTTCGTCTCTTCAGCCGTCTATTCTGTGGTCAGCATAATTCCGGCCGTTTTCGTCGGCGTGCCTGACGAAGATACTTCGCTTGCAGTATTTCCCGCTCACAGAATGGTTCTTGATGGTGATGGATTTGCAGCAATATCCATTTCAGCTGTTTCGAGCTTTCTTTCGTCTCTGTTATGCGTTCCGGTTTACTACATCATTCTGCTGGCAGGTAAATCCGCAGACGTCTCACCCCTCACGACCCCTGTTTTAATCGCTGTTACAGCATACCTGATCCTCCTTGAAGATGATGGATTTGGCGGCAGTCTCGCAAAGTGGAAAAAGAGGTTTTTGGCAGCGGTTGTGTTTCTGCTTTCAGGCGTTACAGGCATTATTTCGCTGAGGTATTTCTATTCCGAAGGTATTTCCATGCTCTTCCCTATTCTAACCGGCCTTTTTGCCTTTCCAACCCTCGTCGCAGGGATGAATTCTGAGGGCATTCCTGATCAGAGGATTAAATTCGTTCTTCCGGAATTTAAAAACGTCCTGAGGGGAACGGTTTCGGGTCTTTTTGTCTCGCTTTTTCCGGGAATAAGTTCCGGCGTGGCAACGGCAATATCTGTTGGGCGAGGGGATGATGAGAAAAGGTACATAGCCTCGATAAGCTCTGCGAATACTGCAAACACGATCCTGAATTTTGCAATTCTGCAATCAGCAGGTAGAGTCAGGAGCGGAACTGCAGACGCTTTCCTTTACTTCACATCTCCTGAAAACTATGGTTATTTGCCCATACTGGCTCTGTCCGCCTCTTTTGCAGCCATGGCGTTTTCTCTGCTGATCTCGGTTCCGGCTATGGGTCTTTTCAGCAGGGTAAGTCCATCAAAGCTATCGAGGTCAGTGATTGCATTTCTGGTCCTCGTTGTTCTATACTTCACCGGCTTTGAGGGGATTGCAGTATTTTCTGTTGCATCTGCAATCGGGATGCTCACACTTTTATTCAGGGTGAGGAGAATCCACTGCATGGGTGCAATAATTCTTCCCGCAATCCTCTACTGA
- a CDS encoding malate dehydrogenase — MKLGFVGAGRVGATSAFTCLLNLDVDEIALVDIAEDLAVGEAMDLTHAAAGVDKYPKIVGGSDYSLLEGSDVIVVTAGLARKPGMTRLDLATKNAGIIKDVAKNIMENSPESKIIVVTNPMDVMTYIMWKETGKPRNEVFGMGNMLDSSRLKATLFSQGARNIRKAWIVGEHGDSMFILWSQADFDGDVDRSKTLEEVRFVAAEVIKRKGATIYGPAVAIYRMVNAVVSDTKEEIPTSVILQGEYGIEDVAVGVPAVIGSNGVERVVEYELTGKELNALKNSASILKERLKELGY; from the coding sequence ATGAAACTCGGTTTTGTCGGAGCCGGTAGAGTGGGTGCAACGTCCGCATTCACGTGTCTTCTGAATCTGGATGTTGACGAGATCGCTCTGGTGGATATTGCTGAAGATCTTGCCGTGGGAGAAGCGATGGACCTGACACATGCCGCTGCCGGAGTTGACAAATACCCCAAAATCGTTGGTGGGAGCGATTATTCCCTGCTTGAAGGAAGTGATGTGATAGTCGTAACCGCAGGACTTGCGAGAAAGCCAGGAATGACGAGGCTTGATCTGGCAACAAAAAATGCAGGAATAATAAAGGATGTGGCAAAGAACATAATGGAAAACAGTCCCGAGAGCAAGATAATTGTCGTAACAAACCCGATGGACGTGATGACATACATAATGTGGAAAGAAACAGGAAAGCCCAGAAATGAGGTATTCGGAATGGGTAACATGCTCGACTCATCAAGGCTGAAAGCCACTCTCTTTTCACAGGGGGCGAGAAACATAAGGAAAGCATGGATCGTCGGAGAACACGGAGACAGCATGTTCATCCTGTGGAGTCAGGCAGATTTTGACGGAGATGTGGACAGGAGCAAAACTCTGGAAGAGGTCAGATTTGTGGCTGCAGAAGTCATCAAGAGAAAAGGAGCCACGATATACGGGCCGGCTGTTGCAATATACAGGATGGTGAATGCCGTCGTCAGCGACACCAAGGAAGAAATTCCGACCAGCGTAATACTTCAGGGAGAGTACGGCATAGAGGATGTTGCCGTTGGCGTTCCGGCAGTAATAGGATCGAACGGTGTTGAAAGGGTCGTTGAATACGAACTTACCGGAAAAGAGCTGAACGCTCTTAAGAACTCCGCATCCATACTGAAGGAGAGGTTAAAAGAGCTTGGCTACTGA
- the hxlA gene encoding 3-hexulose-6-phosphate synthase, which yields MDKPILQVALDLVELKRAVEIAGEALEGGADWLEVGTPLIKSEGMDSIREIKKRFRVKTLADMKTIDTGNVEVEMAAKSGADIVIILALSDNSTIQEAIRAARKYGSEIMVDMINVPDPVERAKELEELGVDYINVHVGIDQQMKGMDPLEILSSVANEVSIPVAAAGGLDAEKAANCVSLGASIVIVGSNITKSRNVVESARKVRAAVDNAWKSGKKVELRKRELDEEIRKILMRVSTPNISDAMHRARAMRDVHPVVRGKKIVGKAVTVSAFDGDWAKPVEAIDVAGKGDVIVIKVSGDNAAVWGELATRSCINKGIEGVIIDGAVRDVDDIRELGYPIFAKREVPNAGEPKGFGEINVKVECGGIEVNPGDWIVADDNGVMVIPKERAYEIARRALEVKKHEERIRGEIEDKGRTLAEIVELYKWEKVQ from the coding sequence ATGGATAAGCCCATACTTCAGGTTGCTCTTGACCTTGTTGAGTTAAAAAGAGCTGTTGAGATAGCAGGAGAGGCTCTTGAAGGTGGTGCCGACTGGCTTGAGGTGGGTACACCCCTCATTAAGAGCGAGGGGATGGATTCTATAAGGGAGATCAAGAAGAGGTTCAGGGTGAAAACTCTTGCCGACATGAAGACCATTGATACCGGAAATGTCGAGGTGGAGATGGCTGCAAAAAGTGGGGCTGACATTGTGATAATCCTTGCACTGAGCGACAATTCCACGATCCAGGAGGCAATCAGGGCAGCAAGAAAGTACGGCTCCGAGATTATGGTGGACATGATAAACGTCCCCGACCCGGTTGAAAGGGCGAAAGAGCTTGAGGAGCTCGGTGTGGATTACATAAACGTGCATGTTGGAATAGACCAGCAGATGAAGGGTATGGATCCTCTCGAAATCCTCTCAAGTGTTGCGAACGAGGTCAGCATCCCTGTTGCGGCAGCAGGCGGTCTGGATGCTGAAAAGGCTGCAAACTGCGTTTCTCTGGGCGCAAGCATAGTTATTGTGGGCAGCAATATAACGAAGTCAAGAAATGTTGTGGAGTCTGCAAGGAAGGTTAGGGCGGCAGTGGATAATGCATGGAAAAGCGGAAAGAAGGTGGAATTGAGGAAAAGAGAGCTTGACGAGGAAATAAGGAAAATTCTGATGAGGGTCTCCACGCCCAATATCAGCGATGCGATGCACAGGGCAAGGGCCATGAGAGACGTGCACCCTGTCGTGAGGGGAAAGAAGATTGTGGGTAAGGCCGTAACTGTCAGCGCCTTTGATGGTGACTGGGCAAAGCCAGTCGAGGCAATAGATGTTGCTGGAAAGGGAGATGTGATCGTCATAAAGGTTTCGGGAGACAATGCGGCAGTGTGGGGTGAGCTTGCAACAAGGAGCTGCATAAACAAGGGGATTGAAGGGGTAATCATTGATGGTGCTGTGAGGGATGTGGACGATATCAGGGAACTCGGCTATCCGATCTTCGCAAAAAGAGAGGTTCCCAATGCCGGTGAGCCAAAGGGATTTGGAGAGATTAACGTGAAAGTTGAATGTGGCGGGATTGAGGTCAACCCCGGTGACTGGATTGTTGCTGACGACAATGGAGTGATGGTGATACCTAAGGAAAGGGCGTATGAGATTGCAAGAAGGGCACTTGAGGTCAAAAAACATGAGGAGAGAATCAGGGGCGAGATAGAGGACAAGGGAAGAACTCTTGCTGAGATTGTGGAACTTTACAAATGGGAAAAGGTCCAGTAA